The following are encoded in a window of Panthera leo isolate Ple1 chromosome B2, P.leo_Ple1_pat1.1, whole genome shotgun sequence genomic DNA:
- the MYCT1 gene encoding myc target protein 1, protein MRGCVKIIFLLLNHIESKCFFRTYWLFFFFFLSLLFLVDIMANNTTSLGSPWPENFWEDVITSFSVSITIVLVIGGFIWALCVCLSRRRASAPISQWSSSRRSRSYNHGLNRTGFYRHSGCERRSNLSLASLTFQRQASLEQANSFPRKSSFRASTFHPFLQSPPLPVETDSQLVTLPSSSSVHTVSTSHSLSRPDFHWSNNSLRVGFSTPPPPAYDSIIKAFPDS, encoded by the exons ATGAGGGGTtgtgtgaaaattatttttctcttgctgaacCACATAGAATCAAAGTGCTTCTTTCGAACatactggcttttcttttttttttttctgtctcttctattTCTTGTGGATATTATGGCTAATAACACAACAAGTTTAGGGAGTCCATGGCCAGAAAACTTTTGGG aggATGTTATCACGTCCTTCTCAGTGTCCATTACAATTGTGCTCGTAATCGGAGGGTTTATTTgggctctgtgtgtctgtttgtctCGAAGAAGAGCCAGTGCCCCCATCTCGCAGTGGAGTTCAAGCCGGCGGTCTAGGTCTTACAACCATGGCCTCAACAGAACTGGATTTTACCGCCACAGTGGCTGCGAACGGCGAAGCAACCTCAGCCTGGCCAGCCTCACTTTCCAGCGACAAGCTTCCCTGGAGCAGGCAAATTCCTTTCCAAGAAAATCAAGCTTCAGGGCTTCAACTTTCCATCCCTTCCTGCAAAGTCCACCACTTCCGGTGGAAACTGACAGTCAGCTGGTGactctcccttcctccagctcGGTTCACACCGTCAGCACTTCGCACAGTCTGAGCCGCCCGGATTTCCACTGGTCCAACAACAGTCTTCGAGTGGGCTTTTCCACACCGCCCCCACCTGCCTATGACTCAATTATAAAAGCATTCCCAGATTCCTGA